The Nitrospirota bacterium genome includes a window with the following:
- the cas6 gene encoding CRISPR system precrRNA processing endoribonuclease RAMP protein Cas6, with protein sequence MLYLSRFRFNLVAEESLILPSYKGSTLRGGFGNAFRRVVCTLRNKSCHECILKEKCVYSYVFETPPPSNTAVMRKYESAPHPFVIEPPPERRRGYKPGDEINFGLILIGRAIDYLPYFIYTFTELGKTGIGKGKGRFELKEVRSQESAVIYSSDTMTLKPFTSSIMSFPRKWESSSNLNSEGEARPRPYNLTLDFKTPTRIIYNGHLTLDLEFHILVRNLLRRLSLLSYFHCNIDPSGWDFKGLIEKAKEIRVKNKDLRWYDWERYSGRQDVRMKMGGFVGNITFEGNIEPFISFIKAGEILHVGKGTAFGLGKYEIMRKMNG encoded by the coding sequence ATGCTTTATTTATCCCGTTTTAGATTTAACCTCGTAGCAGAAGAGTCACTAATACTACCATCTTACAAAGGCTCAACATTGAGGGGTGGTTTCGGCAACGCATTCAGGAGGGTTGTCTGCACTTTAAGGAATAAGTCATGTCATGAATGCATACTTAAAGAGAAATGTGTTTATTCTTATGTGTTTGAGACCCCTCCTCCTTCGAATACAGCAGTGATGCGTAAATATGAGTCCGCACCACACCCCTTTGTTATAGAACCACCACCTGAGAGGCGAAGGGGCTATAAACCCGGCGACGAGATAAACTTTGGACTTATCTTGATAGGCAGGGCAATAGATTACCTCCCCTACTTTATTTATACATTCACAGAACTTGGAAAGACAGGGATAGGAAAGGGTAAGGGAAGGTTCGAACTGAAAGAAGTCAGAAGTCAGGAGTCGGCGGTCATTTACTCATCAGACACAATGACCCTGAAACCATTCACCTCGTCAATAATGTCATTCCCACGAAAGTGGGAATCCAGTTCTAATCTTAATTCCGAGGGCGAGGCACGGCCTCGCCCCTACAATTTGACTCTTGACTTTAAGACTCCAACACGCATCATATACAACGGCCATCTCACCCTCGACCTCGAATTCCATATCCTTGTAAGAAACCTTTTAAGAAGACTCTCACTTCTCTCATATTTTCACTGTAACATCGACCCTTCTGGATGGGATTTCAAAGGGCTTATCGAAAAGGCAAAAGAAATCAGGGTTAAAAATAAAGATTTGAGATGGTATGACTGGGAGAGATATTCGGGAAGACAGGATGTGAGGATGAAGATGGGGGGCTTTGTGGGCAATATTACATTTGAAGGCAATATAGAGCCATTTATATCATTTATCAAAGCAGGTGAAATTTTGCATGTTGGAAAAGGGACAGCATTTGGTTTG